The following proteins come from a genomic window of Pocillopora verrucosa isolate sample1 chromosome 6, ASM3666991v2, whole genome shotgun sequence:
- the LOC131788443 gene encoding 26S proteasome non-ATPase regulatory subunit 1, with product MSLTSAAGLLALLDENEHDLKVFALKNLHHIVDVFWAEISESVEKIEVLYEDEAFKQRQLSALLASKVYYHLGAFDDSLAYALGAGDLFDVNGHSEYVETIIAKCIDSYTEKRVYKAENPDEDVTIDTRLEAIVDRMFKRCFDDGKYKQAVGIALETRRLDIFEQAILKSDDVPGMLSYSLTVCMSLIQSRQFRNKVLRVLVQLYMNLATPDFISVCQCFIFLDDAQGVADILEKLIKDNEKDQTLMAYQIAFDLYEGATQQFLSSVTSALKATVPFVSSTGATGTDASAEGKADKNGITEKSGDAAMDTDEGEKEVPVKKPKTDPVLSESDKKLVDKVDKLVAILGGETTIALHLEFLIRNNHADLLILKNTKDASRNSVCHTATVIANSYMHCGTTSDTFLRNNLEWLGRATNWAKFTATASLGVIHRGHEQDALKLMSTYLPKDGSGGSAYQEGGGLFALGLIHANHGGKIIEYLLQQLKNATTDMVRHGGCLGLGLAAMGSARQDVYEQLKTQLWEDDAVTGEACGLAMGLVMLGSKSATAIEEMVGYAQETQHEKILRGLSLGIALVMYARMEEADALIESLMQDKDPNLRQSGMYTVAMAYCGTGNNKAIKRLLHVAVSDVSDDVRRAAVTSLGFLLFRTPEQCPSVVSLLSESYNPHVRYGAAMALGIACAGTGLKEAIALLEPMTNDPVNYVRQGALIASSLVLIQQTELACPKVMKFREIFAKVISDKHEDVIAKFGATLAQGILDAGGRNVTISLESRAGHTHMATVVGLFVFTHVWYWFPLSHFLSLAFTPSCIIGLNSDLKMPKMQFRSNVKPSMYAYPEPLKPPKKEEKEKVTTAVLSITAKAKARAKKSEASEDKMEVDQEADKGKASSAKKEKEGEKDKSEEESTVEKSEKESSEKMEEDEPDFELLENPARVLPAQLKVISLPEDSRYRPLKPVNIGGIVMMTDSKSDEPEDLIEPLPASSPMGIGTEEDEDEPDPPEPFEYVDED from the exons ATGAGTTTGACATCAGCAG CTGGTCTGCTGGCTTTGCTTGATGAAAATGAACATGATTTAAAG GTCTTTGCCCTTAAAAATCTGCACCACATTGTTGATGTATTCTGGGCAGAAATCTCCGAGTCTGTGGAAAAAAt TGAAGTGTTATATGAAGATGAAGCATTCAAGCAAAGACAGCTCTCAGCCCTGCTGGCCTCAAAG GTGTACTACCACCTTGGAGCCTTTGATGATTCCTTAGCATATGCACTTGGAGCAGGAGACCTGTTTGATGTGAATGGGCATTCAGAATATGTGGAAACTATCATTG CAAAATGCATTGATTCATACACTGAGAAAAGAGTTTATAAAGCAGAAAACCCAGATGAAGATGTTACTATAGATACAAGACTTGAAGCCATTGTGGACAGGATGTTCAAAAGATGTTTTGATGATGGAAAATACAAACAG GCTGTTGGAATTGCCCTGGAAACAAGAAGACTGGACATATTTGAACAAGCAATTTTGAAATCA GATGATGTGCCTGGAATGTTGTCCTACAGCCTAACAGTCTGTATGTCATTGATACAAAGTAGACAGTTTAGAAATAAG GTTCTGAGAGTCTTGGTACAACTGTACATGAATCTAGCAACGCCAGACTTCATCAGTGTCTGTCAG TGTTTCATATTTCTTGATGATGCTCAAGGAGTAGCTGACATCTTGGAAAAACTTATAAAAGACAATGAG AAAGATCAAACCTTGATGGCCTACCAGATTGCTTTTGATCTGTATGAAGGAGCCACTCAACAGTTCCTTTCATCTGTAACATCTGCGCTAAAAGCCACAGTACCTTTTGTGTCCAGTACTGGAGCAACAGGCACTGATGCCTCTGCAGAGGGAAAAGCTGATAAGAATGGCATTACAGAGAAGTCAGG TGATGCAGCTATGGACACTGATGAAGGAGAGAAGGAAGTTCCTGTTAAGAAGCCAAAAACAGACCCTGTTTTG AGTGAAAGTGACAAGAAACTTGTTGACAAAGTTGACAAGTTGGTGGCAATCCTGGGTGGAGAGACTACCATTGCCCTTCACTTGGAATTCCTTATCAGAAATAACCATGCAGATCTACTCATTCTCAAAAACACAAAG GATGCTTCTAGAAATTCAGTTTGTCACACAGCCACTGTAATAGCTAATTCCTATATGCATTGTGGGACAACAAGTGACACCTTCCTTCG AAATAACCTGGAATGGCTTGGAAGGGCTACAAACTGGGCAAAATTTACAGCAACAGCAAGCTTAGGAGTTATTCACAGG ggTCATGAGCAAGATGCACTGAAACTGATGTCCACTTATCTGCCAAAAGATGGCAGTGGAGGGAGTGCTTACCAGGAGGGAGGAGGCTTGTTTGCGTTGG GCTTGATTCATGCTAACCATGGTGGCAAGATTATTGAGTATCTTTTACAGCAACTGAAGAATGCAACAACAGAT ATGGTGAGGCATGGAGGTTGCCTTGGTCTTGGACTGGCAGCCATGGGCTCTGCCAGACAAG ATGTCTATGAGCAGTTGAAAACACAGCTTTGGGAGGATGATGCCGTGACAG gtGAAGCTTGTGGTCTTGCCATGGGTCTTGTGATGCTTGGATCAAAGTCTGCCACAGCTATCGAGGAGATGGTTGGG TATGCTCAAGAAACTCAGCACGAGAAAATCCTTCGTGGGCTCTCTTTAGGCATTGCTTTG GTGATGTACGCACGAATGGAAGAAGCCGATGCGCTCATTGAGAGCTTGATGCAAGACAAGGATCCTAACTTGAGGCAAAGTGGCATGTATACAGTAGCCATGGCCTACTGTGGCACTGGAAACAACAAGGCCATCAAAAGACTCCTTCATGTCGCT GTTAGCGATGTCAGTGATGACGTAAGAAGGGCCGCCGTGACGTCACTAGGTTTTCTCCTTTTTCG AACTCCTGAGCAGTGCCCAAGTGTGGTGTCCCTGTTGTCAGAGAGTTATAACCCTCACGTGAGATACGGAGCAGCCATGGCCCTGGGTATTGCCTGCGCAGGCACTGGATTAAAG gaggcGATTGCTCTTTTGGAACCCATGACAAATGACCCTGTGAACTATGTGCGGCAG GGTGCTTTAATCGCCAGCTCCCTGGTTCTCATCCAGCAGACGGAACTTGCGTGTCCGAAAGTAATGAAATTCCGCGAGATCTTCGCAAAGGTGATTAGCGATAAGCACGAAGATGTCATCGCTAAATTCGGCGCTACCCTAGCTCAGGGAATCCTTGATGCCG GTGGACGGAACGTGACCATTTCGCTCGAATCTCGCGCGGGTCACACGCACATGGCAACAGTTGTAGGACTGTTTGTATTTACACACGTGTGGTACTGGTTCCCACTCTCTCACTTCTTGTCCTTGGCCTTTACTCCCTCGTGTATCATTGGACTAAATTCCGATTTGAAG ATGCCCAAAATGCAGTTCAGATCCAACGTGAAGCCATCAATGTACGCCTACCCTGAACCGCTGAAGCCTCCTAAGaaagaagagaaggaaaag GTCACTACGGCAGTTCTGTCCATCACAGCCAAGGCGAAGGCCAGAGCAAAGAAATCCGAGGCATCCGAAGACAAGATGGAAGTG GATCAGGAAGCAGACAAAGGAAAAGCTTCATCAGCTAAAAAG gAGAAAGAAGGCGAGAAAGACAAGTCCGAGGAAGAATCAACTGTTGAAAAGAGTGAAAAGGAAAGTAGCGAGAAAATGGAAGAAGACGAACCTGACTTTGAATTGTTAGAGAACCCGGCAAGAGTTCTACCCGCACAG CTCAAGGTTATCTCCCTACCAGAAGACAGCCGATACAGGCCTCTAAAACCG GTTAACATCGGAGGAATTGTGATGATGACTGACTCCAAATCTGATGAGCCCGAGGACTTGATCGAACCTCTTCCTG CTTCCTCACCCATGGGTATTGGCACTGAAGAAGACGAAGACGAACCTGACCCTCCAGAACCGTTTGAGTACGTCGACGAAGATTGA